The Labrus bergylta chromosome 15, fLabBer1.1, whole genome shotgun sequence genome includes a region encoding these proteins:
- the LOC109986120 gene encoding probable ribonuclease ZC3H12D, whose amino-acid sequence MDHQQQHAKVERFLKLGYSQSDILRVLESLRHDAQTNDILEELIKTCHTRTASNKSAPDSPKLVPRGCSPSPTQPRPVADREPAAGFRPVVIDGSNVAMSHGDKKVFSCQGLQLAVNWFWNKGLRDITVFVPLWRKEQPRPEAPITDQHILHELERRKILVYTPSRCVNGKRVVCYDDRYIVKLAFDSDGIIVSNDNYRDLQTENPQWKKFIEDRLLMYTFANDKFMPPDDPLGRNGPTIDDFLRKKPWTPENKLQHCPYGKKCTYGVKCKFYHPERANQSQLSVADELRALRDRAKNLSPKPSLQESLCPDMYQLEHRYSSSTPPPLSTEEQYHRASPSSHFIYQRDSGSPRSQSNTSLHHSPSPDVDEAFGSMENSMSRLYIQDALYSMERPPHSYSSGVASYSHDDYSLSGSLGDIAHRLCMDGGGYYPHQNGSATCSQCSCGHQPDMSQHQPAWGSCPALPPLYNGQHSGHFSQKQHLRHTPNRQSHSLPRDPWVQDSRSDSSRAMSQSCEQRKGLRSQLSTLFPQPMVEHVMTLYPHVSDMSELISLIQRHRTSHISF is encoded by the exons ATggaccaccagcagcagcacgcCAAAGTGGAGCGCTTTCTCAAGCTGGGCTACTCTCAGAGCGACATCCTGAGGGTGCTGGAGAGCCTCCGTCACGACGCCCAGACCAACGACATCCTGGAGGAGCTCATCAAGACCTGCCACACTCGCACAGCCAGCAACAAGAGCGCCCCAGACAGTCCCAAGCTGGTACCCAGAGGTTGCAGTCCAAGTCCCACTCAGCCCAGACCTGTTGCAGACAGAGAGCCGGCTGCTGGTTTCAGACCTGTGGTTATAGATGGAAGCAACGTGGCCATGAG CCATGGCGACAAGAAGGTGTTTTCATGCCAGGGCCTCCAGCTGGCGGTGAACTGGTTCTGGAACAAAGGGCTGCGGGACATCACCGTGTTCGTCCCCTTGTGGAGAAAGGAGCAGCCGCGACCCGAGGCACCCATCACAG ATCAGCATATTCTACACgagctggagaggaggaagatccTGGTGTACACGCCGTCTCGCTGCGTGAACGGGAAGAGGGTGGTGTGCTACGATGACCGTTACATTGTCAAGCTGGCCTTCGACTCAGACGGGATCATCGTGTCCAATGACAACTACCGTGACCTGCAGACAGAGAATCCTCAGTGGAAGAAGTTCATCGAGGACAGGCTGCTTATGTACACCTTTGCTAACGACAA GTTCATGCCTCCAGACGATCCTCTGGGCAGAAACGGACCAACCATTGATGATTTTCTGCGGAAGAAGCCATGGACCCCAGAGAACAAGCTGCAGCACTGTCCTTACG gaaagaagtgtaCCTACGGAGTCAAGTGCAAGTTCTACCATCCAGAACGAgccaaccaatcacagctgtcTGTGGCCGATGAACTGAGGGCGCTAAGAGACAGAGCCAAGAACCTCTCGCCCAAGCCAAGCCTGCAGGAGTCTCTCTGCCCTGACATGTATCAGCTAGAGCACAGATACTCTTCCTCCACTCCACCGCCTCTGAGCACAGAGGAGCAATACCACAGGGCTTCACCCAGCAGCCATTTTATCTATCAGAGAGACTCAGGCAGCCCGAGATCCCAGTCCAACACGAGCCTCCACCACAGCCCGAGTCCGGATGTGGATGAGGCGTTTGGATCCATGGAGAACTCCATGTCCAGGCTGTACATCCAGGATGCGCTTTACAGCATGGAGCGCCCTCCACACAGCTACAGCAGCGGGGTGGCCAGCTACAGTCATGACGACTACTCCCTCTCAGGGTCACTTGGCGACATTGCGCACAGGCTCTGCATGGACGGTGGAGGTTACTACCCCCATCAGAACGGTTCAGCAACCTGCAGCCAGTGCAGTTGTGGTCACCAGCCTGACATGTCCCAACACCAGCCAGCATGGGGCTCCTGCCCGGCTCTGCCTCCACTTTATAACGGGCAGCACTCAGGCCATTTTTCACAAAAGCAGCACCTTAGACACACCCCAAACAGACAGAGCCACAGCCTGCCGAGGGACCCGTGGGTGCAGGACAGCCGCTCTGACAGCAGCAGGGCCATGAGCCAGTCCTGCGAGCAGAGGAAAGGCCTGAGGAGCCAGCTGAGCACCCTCTTCCCTCAGCCCATGGTGGAGCACGTCATGACTCTTTACCCACACGTGTCAGACATGTCGGAACTGATTTCTTTGATCCAGCGCCACAGGACGAGCCACATCTCCTTCTAG